One window of Polyangiaceae bacterium genomic DNA carries:
- a CDS encoding POTRA domain-containing protein has protein sequence MDERAPQAESSHDPGAAVKGVLVVLAVTLAGCGGGAPAPRTTAPVEPVPAPSAVPRDSKQAACSAAPEALHRVVVADAVASALEGTRGTVKEVRVEADGPQLSERARAAVMLKAGSALSDEAVRADVGRLWELGELEDVIVESSGSPEALVVTYRVKRAPRVRAAFWEGDGASEAIAKQMGVAKGLRLQEETLTEGIAHVEQHLRELGHRHAKAYVSGVRREDGSVDACVHVNRGPRLLLGEVSLSGNVAISTDELLTLMTVKPGEPLSDDFLERDVLVLQGTYYDRGYVTATVQPPEISEQNGALQVRIVIKEGPQFKVGKIGVAGDLVTTKAAYAKRITVRPGEVFNRRKLLEDITRLQELHAAQKATHVQIATETTLDVAKRRINLVLRVIAQ, from the coding sequence CCGTGAAGGGCGTGCTCGTCGTGTTGGCCGTGACCCTGGCCGGCTGCGGCGGCGGAGCGCCAGCGCCGCGCACGACCGCTCCCGTCGAGCCAGTGCCCGCGCCAAGCGCGGTGCCACGAGATTCAAAGCAAGCCGCGTGTTCGGCCGCACCCGAAGCGCTTCATCGAGTGGTGGTGGCGGACGCGGTGGCGAGTGCGTTGGAAGGCACGCGCGGCACGGTCAAAGAAGTGCGCGTGGAGGCGGACGGCCCGCAGCTCAGCGAGCGTGCTCGCGCCGCGGTGATGCTGAAGGCGGGAAGCGCCTTGAGCGACGAGGCCGTCCGCGCCGACGTGGGTCGGCTGTGGGAACTTGGCGAGCTCGAAGACGTTATCGTCGAGAGCAGCGGCAGCCCAGAAGCGCTCGTCGTCACTTACCGCGTGAAGCGCGCGCCGCGCGTTCGTGCGGCGTTCTGGGAGGGCGACGGCGCGAGCGAGGCCATCGCCAAGCAGATGGGGGTCGCCAAGGGGCTGCGTCTTCAAGAGGAGACCCTCACCGAAGGCATTGCCCACGTGGAGCAGCACCTACGGGAGTTGGGACATCGTCACGCCAAGGCATACGTGTCCGGTGTGCGTCGCGAGGATGGCAGCGTCGACGCCTGTGTGCACGTCAACCGCGGTCCGCGCCTGCTACTGGGCGAGGTGAGCCTCAGTGGCAACGTGGCGATCTCGACCGACGAGCTGTTGACGCTGATGACGGTCAAGCCGGGCGAGCCGCTGTCCGACGACTTCCTGGAACGAGACGTGCTGGTGCTGCAGGGCACCTACTACGACCGGGGCTACGTCACGGCCACGGTGCAGCCGCCGGAGATCAGCGAGCAGAACGGAGCTCTGCAGGTGCGCATCGTCATCAAGGAGGGCCCGCAATTCAAGGTGGGCAAGATTGGCGTGGCGGGTGACCTGGTCACGACCAAGGCCGCGTATGCGAAACGCATCACCGTCAGGCCCGGCGAGGTGTTCAATCGCCGCAAGTTGCTGGAAGACATCACGCGGCTGCAAGAACTTCACGCCGCACAGAAGGCGACCCACGTTCAGATCGCCACCGAGACGACCCTGGACGTAGCCAAGCGCCGCATCAATCTCGTTCTGCGCGTCATCGCTCAGTGA
- a CDS encoding Uma2 family endonuclease has translation MAEPAQKGPTLADIDALPPGQKGEIIDGVLYTMTRPRFRHQRMVATLDRKIGPPFDDGDGGPGGWWILPEPGIEVPDSPEFSPDLAGWKRERLAIPPTDKTIDVVPDWICELLSPTTRRHDMVVKKPFYARIGVPYLWLVDLDAEAIVVLQLSEGKWIELSTFSDEADARMPPFDQVSFDVKSWWAKVQLTER, from the coding sequence ATGGCCGAACCCGCGCAGAAAGGTCCCACCCTCGCTGACATCGACGCCCTTCCTCCAGGTCAGAAGGGTGAGATCATCGACGGCGTCTTGTATACGATGACACGTCCAAGGTTCCGTCATCAGAGGATGGTCGCGACCCTAGATCGCAAGATTGGCCCTCCCTTTGACGATGGTGACGGCGGTCCAGGCGGGTGGTGGATCCTTCCCGAGCCGGGCATCGAGGTCCCCGATTCACCCGAGTTTTCTCCGGATCTCGCTGGGTGGAAACGGGAACGTCTGGCTATCCCTCCCACCGACAAGACCATTGATGTCGTCCCTGATTGGATTTGCGAGCTCCTCTCACCCACTACGCGGCGCCACGACATGGTTGTCAAGAAGCCGTTCTACGCCCGGATAGGCGTTCCGTACCTTTGGCTTGTAGATCTGGACGCCGAAGCCATCGTCGTCCTCCAGCTGTCCGAGGGAAAGTGGATCGAGCTGAGCACGTTCTCCGACGAAGCCGACGCCAGGATGCCGCCGTTTGATCAGGTCTCATTCGATGTGAAGAGTTGGTGGGCGAAGGTTCAACTCACTGAGCGATGA